From Bacteroidia bacterium, the proteins below share one genomic window:
- a CDS encoding threonylcarbamoyl-AMP synthase translates to MEKEEEDSCCRIGKNLRIAETYLREGKLVAIPTETVYGLAANAFDEYAVAKIFEVKNRPDFNPLIVHIGSLEQLPFIVSDLPPLALLLAEAFWPGPLTLVLPKSQHIPTIVTAGLSGVAVRMPAHILTNRLLTNSGIPLAAPSANLSGSISPTTAMHVYEQLGNKIPYILDGGPCAVGLESTIVSFMNDSPVILRQGGILPEAIEAIVGKISTYSQAASDIPIAAPGMTLAHYAPKTPLILGNPIDWLMLNDCVPEKIGILSFQRNYNLDVPGATIKCLSPSGDMYQAAQRLYAALYELDASGIDVILAEKFPQESIGIAINDRLTRAATNSLTSRILPFSDTMKN, encoded by the coding sequence ATGGAAAAGGAAGAAGAAGATAGTTGTTGTAGAATTGGAAAGAACTTACGTATAGCAGAGACTTATCTACGTGAAGGTAAGTTAGTTGCGATTCCTACGGAAACAGTATATGGGTTAGCCGCAAATGCTTTTGATGAATATGCGGTTGCGAAAATTTTTGAGGTAAAAAATCGGCCGGATTTTAATCCGCTCATTGTTCATATTGGCTCTTTGGAGCAGTTACCATTTATTGTTTCAGATTTACCTCCGTTAGCGTTGCTGTTAGCAGAGGCTTTTTGGCCTGGCCCCTTGACCTTAGTGCTGCCCAAAAGCCAGCATATTCCAACTATAGTTACGGCAGGTCTTTCCGGGGTTGCCGTCCGTATGCCTGCGCATATTTTAACCAATCGGCTATTAACGAACTCCGGTATCCCATTAGCGGCACCAAGTGCTAATTTATCCGGCTCCATTAGCCCCACAACGGCAATGCACGTTTATGAACAGTTAGGAAATAAAATTCCATATATTTTAGATGGTGGGCCTTGTGCCGTTGGGTTGGAATCAACTATAGTTTCTTTTATGAACGATTCACCGGTTATTTTAAGGCAAGGCGGTATTTTGCCGGAAGCAATAGAAGCTATTGTAGGGAAAATTTCTACCTATTCTCAGGCCGCATCTGACATTCCCATAGCAGCACCTGGCATGACACTTGCCCACTATGCCCCTAAAACCCCTCTAATTTTGGGAAATCCTATCGACTGGCTTATGCTGAATGATTGTGTGCCGGAAAAAATTGGGATTTTGTCGTTTCAACGAAACTACAATCTGGATGTTCCGGGAGCTACTATCAAGTGTCTTTCCCCTTCGGGAGATATGTATCAAGCTGCCCAACGGCTATATGCTGCTCTTTATGAACTTGATGCATCCGGAATTGATGTCATTTTGGCAGAAAAATTCCCGCAAGAAAGTATCGGAATTGCTATTAATGACAGATTAACTCGAGCCGCTACCAATTCTTTAACTTCTCGGATTTTACCCTTCTCAGATACAATGAAAAATTAA
- the floA gene encoding flotillin-like protein FloA (flotillin-like protein involved in membrane lipid rafts) — protein MEILTALTVFAAFIGILLFFYFVPIGLYITAVTSGVDVSIMQLVGMRLRKVQPSIIVNNLITATKAGIKIGVTDIETHYLAKGNVNAVVNALISADKAHIDLDFNLAAAIDLAGRDVYQAVHDSVNPRVINSPPVTAMSKDGIQLVVSSRVTVRADIHKLVGGAGEETILARIGEGIVTTIGSSDSHKTVLENPDLISKTVLAKGLDSGTAFSILSIDIADIDIGENVGAKLQIDQSEADLQVARAKAEERRAMAVAAEQESIAKAQEMRAKVIEAEAQIPLAMAEALRKGSLGVMDYYRLKNLQADTQMRNTIADAPKE, from the coding sequence ATGGAAATTTTAACAGCACTAACAGTTTTTGCGGCCTTTATTGGTATCTTACTGTTTTTTTATTTTGTTCCGATAGGGTTGTATATTACAGCCGTTACTTCCGGAGTTGATGTTAGTATCATGCAGTTGGTGGGGATGCGGTTACGTAAGGTTCAGCCATCTATAATCGTAAATAACTTAATCACAGCAACAAAAGCCGGAATCAAGATTGGTGTTACAGATATTGAAACTCACTATTTAGCAAAAGGCAATGTAAATGCAGTGGTAAATGCCTTGATTTCAGCAGATAAAGCACATATAGATTTAGATTTCAACTTAGCAGCAGCTATTGATTTGGCAGGGCGCGATGTTTATCAGGCAGTACACGATTCCGTTAATCCAAGAGTTATCAACTCTCCTCCAGTTACAGCAATGTCAAAAGACGGGATTCAGCTTGTCGTTAGCAGCCGAGTAACTGTGCGAGCAGATATTCACAAGTTAGTAGGTGGTGCTGGTGAAGAAACTATTTTAGCCAGAATTGGAGAAGGTATCGTAACCACAATCGGCTCCTCTGATTCCCATAAAACAGTATTGGAAAATCCCGACTTAATATCTAAAACAGTGTTAGCCAAAGGCTTAGATAGCGGAACAGCATTTAGTATATTGTCCATAGATATTGCCGATATTGATATTGGAGAGAACGTTGGGGCAAAGCTACAAATAGATCAATCCGAAGCAGATTTACAAGTAGCTCGCGCAAAAGCCGAAGAACGCCGGGCTATGGCAGTAGCAGCCGAACAAGAATCAATTGCCAAAGCGCAAGAAATGCGTGCCAAAGTGATTGAAGCAGAAGCCCAAATACCGTTAGCTATGGCCGAAGCCCTCCGCAAAGGTTCCTTGGGAGTAATGGACTATTACCGGCTGAAAAACCTACAAGCCGACACCCAAATGCGCAACACAATTGCAGATGCACCTAAAGAGTAA
- a CDS encoding AAA family ATPase, with protein MSTRIEKLQEAVEAERLYERTLFESNFKNLSLEHRISKGTTIYPVQYESFELETGDKLLTTMNLPETFKRGFFQEGCSVSIFGNDGKKYPRISGVLTSFTKNQAKIMLSCSEIPEWIEEFKLGMDWFYDEHTYEVMLQALNQVQSTKNSRETAELCRVLLGEAEPEFNEIHNKLILNNLNKSQIDAVSKMLGSKHIGVIQGPPGTGKTTTVCALVYELVQVEKRVLVCAPSNLATDLLATKLSKMGLRVLRVGHPGRISAHARELSAEAKISQHTHFQEIKKLRRRANEAIRAAKRWIRTITQEHIELKKQAKQDAKNLRKEAQNLEKFIEQDILTQSQVIVCTCTGAANEWLKEQYFQTAVIDEAGQALEPACWIPILKAKRIILAGDPCQLPPTVKNPALAPILSKTLLETLMAKYPQIVALLDQQYRMHETIMEFSNQKFYQSKLIADASVATKKWNVPAENILVTKPVLFLDTAGCGFEEMLHPESQSYYNPEEAQILLRFLDIFLKQLKTNSPQEADSLTIGIISPYKEQTYYLESLINDFQSIIAFKHRITIDTVDGFQGQERSIIAISLVRSNQEKNIGFLADKRRFNVAITRAKMTLIVAGDSSTIGNDSFYQDFVTYAETVGGYESAWSFMQ; from the coding sequence GTGAGCACACGCATAGAAAAACTACAAGAGGCTGTTGAAGCAGAACGGCTTTATGAGCGAACGTTGTTTGAATCAAATTTTAAGAACCTTTCCTTAGAGCATCGAATATCAAAAGGTACCACAATTTATCCGGTTCAATATGAAAGTTTTGAATTAGAAACTGGAGATAAATTACTGACTACTATGAATTTACCTGAAACCTTTAAACGAGGTTTTTTTCAAGAAGGATGCTCTGTTTCGATATTTGGAAATGACGGTAAAAAATACCCCAGAATAAGCGGTGTTCTAACCAGCTTTACTAAAAATCAAGCTAAAATTATGCTTTCTTGTTCCGAAATTCCGGAATGGATTGAAGAATTTAAGTTGGGTATGGATTGGTTTTATGATGAGCATACTTATGAGGTTATGCTGCAGGCACTAAACCAAGTTCAATCAACAAAAAATAGCCGAGAAACCGCCGAACTATGTCGCGTATTGTTAGGTGAGGCAGAGCCGGAATTTAATGAAATTCACAACAAACTTATTCTGAATAACTTAAATAAAAGTCAAATTGATGCAGTATCTAAGATGTTAGGTTCTAAGCATATAGGTGTTATTCAGGGACCTCCGGGCACGGGCAAGACCACAACTGTTTGTGCGCTTGTTTATGAACTTGTTCAGGTAGAAAAGCGGGTGTTGGTATGCGCTCCCAGTAACTTAGCTACTGATTTATTAGCTACCAAACTTTCTAAAATGGGCTTACGTGTTTTGAGGGTCGGGCATCCGGGTAGAATTTCTGCTCATGCACGTGAACTTTCAGCAGAAGCTAAAATATCCCAACACACTCATTTTCAGGAAATAAAAAAACTACGTCGCCGAGCAAATGAAGCCATTCGCGCCGCTAAACGCTGGATAAGAACCATAACACAAGAACATATTGAACTAAAAAAACAAGCAAAACAGGATGCCAAAAATTTACGTAAAGAAGCCCAAAACTTAGAAAAATTTATAGAGCAAGATATTCTAACCCAAAGCCAAGTAATAGTCTGCACCTGCACCGGAGCCGCCAATGAATGGCTTAAAGAACAATATTTCCAAACTGCAGTTATTGACGAGGCCGGCCAAGCCTTAGAACCAGCCTGCTGGATACCAATACTAAAAGCCAAACGCATCATCTTAGCAGGAGACCCTTGCCAGCTTCCGCCTACTGTAAAAAATCCTGCCCTCGCTCCTATTCTAAGTAAAACTTTATTAGAAACATTGATGGCAAAATATCCGCAAATTGTAGCCCTTTTAGACCAGCAATATAGAATGCATGAAACTATCATGGAGTTTTCTAACCAAAAATTTTATCAAAGCAAACTAATTGCAGATGCCTCTGTGGCCACTAAAAAATGGAATGTACCAGCAGAAAATATACTTGTAACAAAGCCTGTTTTGTTTTTAGATACTGCCGGCTGTGGCTTCGAAGAAATGCTACATCCTGAATCCCAAAGTTATTACAACCCCGAAGAAGCGCAAATCTTACTCCGGTTCTTAGATATTTTCTTAAAGCAACTGAAAACAAATTCACCCCAAGAGGCTGATTCATTAACCATTGGAATTATTTCTCCTTATAAAGAACAAACCTATTATTTAGAATCATTAATAAATGATTTTCAATCTATTATAGCATTTAAGCATAGAATTACCATTGATACAGTTGATGGTTTTCAGGGTCAAGAGCGTTCTATCATTGCAATCAGCTTAGTGCGTTCAAATCAAGAAAAAAATATTGGTTTCTTAGCCGATAAACGGCGTTTTAATGTAGCGATAACCCGTGCCAAAATGACATTAATTGTGGCCGGAGATAGCTCTACTATCGGAAATGATTCATTTTACCAAGATTTTGTAACCTATGCAGAAACAGTTGGCGGATATGAATCAGCATGGAGTTTTATGCAATAA
- the murD gene encoding UDP-N-acetylmuramoyl-L-alanine--D-glutamate ligase — protein sequence MQSIIVLGAAESGIGAAVLAKKLHFEVFVSDSQTIKPKFKDELLHYNIAFEENGHSETWLKSGITVIKSPGIPEKAPIIQKLYSNQIEVISEIEFAYRHRNSDNIIAISGSNGKTTTTLLVYHLMRQAGFDIGLCGNVGFSFAKMIAEDPHQWYVVEVSSFQLDNCFSFQPKIAVLTNITENHLDRYNYDFSKYAEAKARLYQAMGPADFLIYSLDSKKLVDIVKKNKPLCITFGFSLSYTPDSTAWIDGDFLMFKNMKQDTDPKSEKLSVDKISTKHVKINKGKHNQQNLLAAGIVGNISGIRNDQIRESFNSFENEPHRLELVTEIDKVTFINDSKATTVNAVWYALDSITQPVVWIVGGVDKGNDYGQLLDLVSKKVKAIVVLAKNKAAIFDAFATLKPIVHVLSMEDAIQESMKFAAEGDTILLSPACASFDLFEDYNARGDAFKNIILAILKEKNEQE from the coding sequence ATGCAGTCAATCATTGTGTTGGGCGCAGCCGAAAGTGGAATCGGTGCTGCTGTCCTTGCAAAAAAACTACACTTTGAAGTCTTTGTATCAGACTCTCAAACAATAAAACCGAAATTCAAAGATGAACTCCTCCATTATAATATCGCCTTTGAAGAAAATGGACATTCTGAAACTTGGCTAAAATCCGGCATCACCGTAATCAAAAGTCCTGGAATACCGGAAAAAGCACCCATTATCCAAAAACTTTATTCCAACCAAATTGAAGTAATCTCGGAAATAGAATTTGCCTACCGGCATAGAAATAGCGATAATATTATCGCTATTTCAGGAAGCAATGGCAAAACTACTACTACGCTGCTGGTTTACCACTTAATGCGCCAAGCCGGTTTTGATATAGGATTGTGCGGAAATGTAGGTTTCAGCTTTGCAAAAATGATAGCCGAAGATCCACACCAATGGTATGTCGTAGAAGTAAGCAGCTTTCAATTGGATAATTGTTTTAGCTTTCAACCCAAAATTGCCGTCTTAACAAATATCACCGAAAACCATTTAGATAGGTATAATTACGACTTTTCTAAGTATGCAGAAGCCAAAGCAAGACTATATCAGGCTATGGGACCAGCGGATTTTCTGATTTATTCTCTTGATAGTAAAAAACTTGTAGATATTGTGAAAAAAAACAAACCATTGTGCATAACTTTCGGTTTTTCCTTATCTTACACCCCCGATTCTACTGCTTGGATAGACGGCGATTTTTTAATGTTCAAAAATATGAAACAAGATACTGACCCAAAAAGCGAGAAACTTTCTGTAGATAAAATTTCTACGAAACACGTTAAAATTAATAAAGGAAAGCATAACCAACAAAACCTTTTGGCAGCAGGTATTGTCGGGAATATAAGCGGCATTCGGAATGACCAAATCAGAGAAAGTTTTAATTCCTTTGAAAATGAGCCACATCGGTTAGAACTTGTTACAGAAATTGATAAAGTTACCTTTATTAACGACTCTAAAGCAACTACGGTTAATGCTGTTTGGTATGCCTTAGACTCTATAACACAGCCCGTTGTCTGGATTGTAGGCGGGGTAGATAAAGGTAATGATTATGGCCAACTGCTTGATTTGGTGTCTAAAAAAGTGAAAGCTATCGTTGTGTTAGCCAAAAATAAAGCAGCGATTTTTGATGCCTTTGCAACCCTTAAACCGATTGTTCATGTGCTAAGTATGGAAGATGCTATCCAAGAATCCATGAAATTTGCTGCCGAAGGAGATACCATTCTGCTAAGCCCCGCCTGCGCAAGTTTTGACCTCTTTGAAGACTATAATGCAAGAGGAGATGCCTTCAAAAATATTATCTTGGCTATTTTAAAAGAAAAAAACGAACAAGAGTAA
- a CDS encoding ABC transporter permease gives MLRNIGLVLRREYFIRVKNKVFLLITFLAPIGFALLVFLPILVTTLTDNSEIATVWVKDPTNQIIKNLHSDGSILFVSRNNAIPEIQQEIQQTENQYLLILPEDITKTQITATLYAAKPLSLSLDQKIRSKITEAIQGIRLSQINLTSEQLSFLTPKVDLNTLKISAKSEQSINSIVAAGIGYAMSMIIYLFLVIYGTMVMRGVMEEKQSRIVEIIVSSIRPIELMMGKIMGIALVGLTQIAIWLILMILIVVVGAFIMGITGIASQSVSTAQASPEQINQTAEIIRSLQNFNISIIFYFLFYFLFGYLLYGSILAAIGSAIDQETDSQQFVSIIFIPLVLPILFIPNILQYPNGVIATIGSLVPLFSPVVMMMRLASIEVPFWQIGLSILLLIAGVFGTIWLAARIYRVGILMYGKKPTWKDLSKWVFVNH, from the coding sequence ATGCTACGAAACATTGGCCTTGTTTTACGCCGAGAGTATTTTATCAGAGTTAAAAACAAGGTCTTTTTGCTCATTACATTTTTAGCTCCGATAGGCTTTGCACTGCTGGTGTTTTTGCCAATTTTAGTTACTACTCTTACGGATAACTCTGAAATTGCTACTGTTTGGGTAAAAGACCCAACAAACCAAATTATTAAAAACCTACATTCAGATGGTTCTATCTTGTTTGTAAGCCGAAATAATGCCATCCCAGAAATACAACAAGAGATACAACAAACTGAAAATCAATATCTTCTGATATTACCGGAAGATATTACTAAAACTCAAATTACGGCTACTTTGTATGCCGCAAAACCATTAAGTTTATCATTAGACCAAAAAATTCGCAGTAAAATAACAGAAGCCATTCAAGGAATCCGGCTTTCACAGATTAACCTTACATCAGAACAACTTAGCTTTTTAACCCCAAAAGTTGACTTAAACACATTAAAAATTTCTGCAAAAAGCGAACAATCCATTAATTCAATAGTCGCAGCCGGAATAGGTTATGCTATGAGTATGATAATTTACTTATTCTTAGTAATATACGGAACTATGGTCATGCGTGGTGTGATGGAAGAAAAACAAAGTCGCATCGTAGAAATAATCGTTTCCAGTATCCGACCAATAGAATTGATGATGGGAAAGATTATGGGAATAGCCTTGGTAGGACTTACCCAAATTGCTATCTGGCTTATTTTAATGATATTAATCGTTGTAGTGGGGGCTTTTATAATGGGAATAACCGGAATAGCATCTCAATCTGTATCGACAGCGCAAGCGTCTCCTGAACAAATAAATCAAACTGCCGAAATCATTCGTTCACTACAAAATTTTAATATTTCCATTATTTTTTATTTTCTCTTTTACTTTTTATTTGGCTATCTTCTGTATGGGTCAATTTTAGCAGCTATTGGTTCGGCAATAGACCAAGAAACTGATAGTCAGCAATTTGTATCTATTATTTTTATTCCCTTAGTTTTACCGATTTTATTTATCCCTAATATCTTACAGTATCCGAATGGGGTTATCGCGACTATCGGTTCATTAGTACCGCTATTTTCTCCTGTAGTAATGATGATGCGTTTAGCAAGTATAGAAGTTCCTTTTTGGCAAATTGGGTTATCTATACTGCTTCTTATTGCCGGAGTATTCGGAACTATCTGGTTAGCAGCCCGAATTTATCGCGTTGGGATTTTGATGTACGGAAAAAAACCAACATGGAAAGATTTATCTAAGTGGGTTTTTGTAAACCATTAA
- a CDS encoding shikimate kinase, which translates to MRVCIWGLPGAGKSSLLPTLANALNLPAFDLDNLIIQEKQIPIARFFQLFGENYFRQTESQQLQSLFADHERFVLACGGGTPCFQENNSLMSSNSVCIWLNPNIHIIAHRILSQNPHSRPVIQGKTKPSILKSLQNLLSNRVFYYQQAHIICAEESIEIAELAIKINSYWHQLRSIDNLQ; encoded by the coding sequence GTGAGGGTTTGTATTTGGGGGCTTCCGGGTGCTGGAAAGTCCAGTCTATTACCCACCTTAGCTAACGCTCTTAACTTACCCGCTTTTGATTTAGATAATCTGATTATTCAAGAAAAACAGATTCCTATTGCTCGTTTTTTTCAATTATTCGGAGAGAACTATTTTCGCCAAACAGAATCCCAACAATTACAATCGTTATTTGCTGACCATGAACGCTTTGTTCTTGCTTGTGGTGGCGGAACACCTTGTTTTCAGGAAAATAACTCTTTAATGTCATCTAATTCAGTTTGTATTTGGCTAAATCCCAATATTCACATCATTGCCCACCGAATATTATCCCAAAATCCTCATTCAAGACCCGTTATTCAAGGAAAAACAAAACCAAGTATCTTAAAATCCCTACAAAATCTACTTTCAAATAGAGTTTTCTATTACCAACAAGCACATATTATTTGCGCAGAAGAATCCATAGAAATAGCTGAACTGGCGATAAAAATCAACAGTTATTGGCATCAATTACGTTCAATTGATAATTTACAATAA
- a CDS encoding HAD hydrolase family protein, protein MQYTIALRLPYQENITCWKVKECYIPAGQVQRGQLLIEFWASDKTIFSYYSPEDGFVQLSLSQSDKYYFSGEKIGEIRYDSIVSECLSSLLQPIRAFIFDIDGVLTTGEVFAFEQEAVRVMNIKDGFAIQLAIKLGFQVAIISGGTSSGVHKRLAGLGVEDIFMSCHNKLSVYESYISQKGLNDGDVLYVGDDMPDIEVLKRVGVSTCPADAAWDIQQIVRWLLRSKAGTGCAREVIEATLRIQNRWYGDQNCYW, encoded by the coding sequence ATGCAGTACACAATTGCATTAAGGCTACCTTATCAGGAAAATATTACTTGCTGGAAAGTAAAAGAATGCTATATCCCTGCTGGTCAAGTTCAGAGAGGTCAATTACTGATTGAGTTTTGGGCATCAGATAAAACCATTTTTTCCTATTACTCACCCGAAGATGGTTTTGTTCAACTATCATTATCTCAATCCGATAAATATTATTTTTCGGGTGAAAAAATCGGAGAGATTCGATATGATTCTATTGTTAGCGAATGTTTATCAAGCCTATTACAGCCTATTCGGGCTTTTATCTTTGATATTGATGGTGTTTTAACCACCGGAGAAGTATTTGCTTTTGAGCAAGAAGCAGTTCGAGTGATGAATATAAAAGACGGCTTCGCTATACAATTAGCCATTAAATTAGGATTTCAAGTTGCCATTATTTCTGGTGGAACTTCATCGGGAGTACATAAACGTTTGGCGGGCTTAGGCGTAGAGGACATTTTTATGAGCTGCCATAATAAGCTATCTGTCTATGAATCATATATTTCCCAAAAAGGGCTTAATGACGGCGACGTGCTGTACGTCGGAGATGATATGCCGGATATTGAAGTCTTAAAGCGTGTGGGCGTATCTACTTGCCCTGCAGATGCAGCTTGGGATATTCAGCAAATAGTACGCTGGTTATTGCGCTCAAAAGCCGGAACCGGTTGCGCCCGCGAAGTAATTGAAGCTACATTACGTATTCAAAACCGTTGGTATGGAGACCAAAACTGCTATTGGTAA
- a CDS encoding TerC family protein: protein MHGTFLFIESISPESWLYTVFGIIVVTFLVLDLGVFNKNPHRVSTTAALIQSAALVAVSLSFGALIYYFDDQPTAAVEYLSAYVTEYALSVDNIFVIILIMRYFHVSDQYQHKVLFWGILGALIMRGIFIFIGAILIHEFHWILYIFGAFLVFTGAKMLFGKSEEDEEVNLDTNPVLRFSKKFLPFTTVEHGSSFWIRDKGKLLFTPLFMVIILIETTDLIFAVDSIPAVFSISQNEFVVYTSNIFAVLGLRAMFFVLSSVLNKFYLLSRGVSFILIFIGAKMLLELINIKIDTILSFIFIISVLVLSVVFSLIFPKQEKQNS, encoded by the coding sequence ATGCATGGTACGTTTTTATTTATTGAGTCTATTTCGCCTGAAAGTTGGTTATATACGGTTTTCGGGATTATTGTAGTTACGTTTTTGGTACTAGATTTAGGGGTTTTTAACAAAAATCCTCATAGAGTATCTACTACTGCAGCTTTAATACAGTCTGCGGCCTTAGTGGCAGTTTCCTTATCGTTTGGAGCCTTAATTTATTATTTTGATGACCAACCTACCGCAGCAGTTGAATATTTATCAGCTTATGTTACAGAATACGCGTTATCTGTAGATAATATTTTTGTGATTATATTGATAATGAGATATTTCCACGTTTCAGATCAATATCAGCACAAAGTTTTATTTTGGGGTATTTTGGGTGCGTTGATTATGCGGGGTATCTTTATTTTTATAGGAGCCATACTAATCCATGAATTTCATTGGATTCTGTACATCTTTGGGGCATTTTTGGTTTTTACCGGTGCCAAGATGCTCTTTGGAAAATCCGAAGAAGACGAAGAGGTGAATTTAGATACGAATCCGGTACTTCGGTTTTCCAAGAAATTTTTACCCTTTACTACCGTAGAGCACGGAAGTTCTTTTTGGATACGGGATAAGGGAAAACTATTGTTTACCCCCCTTTTCATGGTAATCATTTTGATAGAGACTACCGACCTGATATTTGCTGTTGATTCTATACCGGCTGTTTTTTCGATTTCTCAAAATGAATTTGTAGTTTATACTTCCAATATTTTTGCCGTACTTGGCCTTCGGGCAATGTTTTTTGTACTAAGCTCCGTCCTGAATAAATTTTATCTTCTTTCCCGCGGCGTTTCATTTATTTTGATTTTTATTGGAGCTAAAATGTTATTAGAACTTATTAATATTAAGATAGATACAATTTTATCTTTTATATTTATTATTTCTGTTTTAGTGTTATCGGTAGTTTTTTCGTTAATTTTTCCCAAACAAGAAAAGCAAAATTCGTGA
- a CDS encoding DUF2147 domain-containing protein, which translates to MKTNKLLFLITFFALLNCFFAFAQAEADQIIGDWLTTNGRSKVHIYKSNNKYFGKISWLKEPEENGKPKVDKNNTDPKKRNNPLIGLNLLRNFVYYKNNVWEDGNIYDPENGKDYSCKMTLTDKNTLEVRGYIGFSLIGRTVIWKRITN; encoded by the coding sequence CTGAAAACAAATAAGTTATTATTTTTAATAACATTTTTTGCTTTGCTAAACTGCTTTTTTGCCTTTGCTCAAGCAGAAGCAGACCAGATTATTGGTGATTGGCTAACTACCAATGGACGCTCAAAAGTCCATATCTACAAATCAAATAATAAATACTTTGGAAAAATTTCTTGGCTCAAAGAGCCCGAAGAAAATGGAAAACCCAAAGTTGATAAAAATAACACTGACCCCAAAAAACGCAATAACCCACTGATAGGGCTAAACTTACTGCGAAATTTTGTCTATTACAAAAACAATGTGTGGGAAGACGGTAATATCTATGACCCTGAAAATGGCAAAGATTATAGCTGTAAAATGACCTTAACAGACAAAAATACCTTAGAAGTACGAGGCTATATTGGCTTTTCACTTATCGGACGAACAGTTATCTGGAAAAGAATAACTAACTGA
- the rsmI gene encoding 16S rRNA (cytidine(1402)-2'-O)-methyltransferase: METKTAIGNTDITRPCIYIVPTPIGNLEDITFRAIRILQEADVIAAEDTRVTQHLLKHYAIQTPMISIHGHNEHKKVPQILQDVLDKKLILAVVSDAGTPGISDPGFLIIREAILKNIPITCLPGPTALIPALVMSGFPCDRFVYEGFLPAKKGRKKRIEQLKHEHRTIVLYESVHRIFQTLQDLSEELGKDCPAAICREISKKFEQVLRGTLEELTSLNQHKIAEKGEFVIILTPQPKSS; encoded by the coding sequence ATGGAGACCAAAACTGCTATTGGTAACACAGACATTACGCGTCCGTGTATCTACATAGTTCCTACCCCCATAGGAAACTTAGAGGATATTACTTTCCGAGCAATAAGGATATTGCAAGAAGCGGATGTAATCGCTGCTGAAGATACCCGCGTTACCCAGCATCTGCTAAAGCATTACGCCATCCAAACCCCGATGATCTCAATTCATGGCCATAATGAACATAAAAAAGTCCCACAAATCCTACAAGATGTTCTGGATAAAAAGCTCATCTTAGCTGTAGTCTCAGATGCCGGCACTCCCGGAATATCAGATCCCGGTTTTTTGATAATCAGAGAGGCTATTTTAAAAAATATCCCCATAACTTGCTTGCCAGGCCCTACTGCCCTCATTCCCGCCTTAGTAATGAGCGGATTCCCCTGCGACAGATTTGTGTATGAAGGATTCTTGCCAGCCAAAAAAGGTCGAAAAAAAAGAATAGAACAACTAAAACACGAACACCGAACGATTGTGCTTTACGAATCTGTTCACCGAATCTTCCAAACACTACAAGACTTGTCAGAAGAACTGGGAAAAGACTGTCCAGCAGCTATTTGCCGTGAAATCAGCAAAAAATTTGAACAAGTGCTAAGAGGTACTCTTGAAGAACTAACCTCCTTAAACCAACACAAAATAGCCGAAAAAGGCGAATTTGTCATTATCCTCACTCCCCAACCCAAAAGCAGCTAA